A window from uncultured Desulfobacter sp. encodes these proteins:
- the purN gene encoding phosphoribosylglycinamide formyltransferase, with translation MVEKLKVGTLISGGGTNLQAIIDACSQGRIDAQIVFTGSDVDGVKGLERAKKAGIDTFVVDYARIIADCRNVPDIDALLPKDFDPEDILRKQRLVDVEKNPDKALFFIKSRVIAERRLLDHIESYDMDLLVLAGFMRVFTPYFIDRINTDATGHRIMNIHPALLPSFPGLDGYGDTFRYGCKIGGCTVHYVDYGEDSGPIIGQKAFEIADGDTLADVKEKGLKKEWELYPACIQKFAQAR, from the coding sequence ATGGTTGAAAAATTAAAAGTCGGCACACTCATTTCCGGCGGCGGCACCAACCTGCAGGCCATTATTGATGCCTGCTCCCAGGGACGCATTGATGCTCAGATTGTCTTTACCGGCTCGGATGTCGACGGGGTCAAGGGCCTGGAGCGTGCAAAAAAAGCGGGGATTGATACCTTTGTGGTGGATTATGCCCGGATTATTGCCGATTGCCGCAATGTCCCGGATATTGACGCCCTGCTTCCCAAAGATTTTGATCCAGAGGATATTTTAAGGAAACAGCGGCTGGTGGACGTGGAAAAGAACCCCGACAAAGCCTTGTTTTTCATAAAATCCAGGGTCATTGCCGAACGCCGACTGTTAGACCATATTGAATCCTATGACATGGATTTGTTGGTTTTGGCCGGGTTTATGCGGGTGTTTACCCCGTATTTCATTGACCGTATTAATACCGATGCCACGGGCCATCGGATTATGAATATCCATCCGGCACTGTTGCCTTCATTTCCAGGGCTCGACGGATATGGTGATACCTTCCGGTATGGGTGCAAGATCGGCGGCTGTACGGTTCACTATGTTGACTACGGGGAAGACTCAGGACCGATCATCGGCCAGAAGGCATTTGAAATAGCCGACGGGGATACCCTGGCCGATGTTAAGGAAAAAGGATTGAAAAAGGAGTGGGAACTCTATCCGGCCTGCATTCAAAAGTTTGCCCAGGCCCGGTGA
- a CDS encoding HDOD domain-containing protein — MDIFVARQPVLTSDKKLFGYELLFRLSLDNVFPDIDGSAATSGVLSNTFFSFGINDILSGKPGLINFTRDLLVKQTPLLFPKEHVIVEVLEDIEPEPEVIEALKEFKSRGFRIALDDFIYDQKFHEMIQLCDIIKFDIMATPLDTLSPVLDALKNELGHITLLCEKVETHQEFEQAKAMGFDLFQGYFFSRPEIISNKSLAANQVSNLKLLNEVSKQEPAIDIIEGMIKNDVAISFKLLTFINSAYFNRLSPVDTIREAITFLGLQELKKFIYVVVVSGMNPGKPNELIRLSVIKARMCEQCAHVLRTQFTPEELFTVGLFSTMDAILDMPMKELLEKISLSEKIKEALLGKNRIFNQINDLIKNFGRGQWNHSRFMADKDSKLIQKLPAFYLDALKMADTFLTSA, encoded by the coding sequence ATGGATATTTTTGTCGCACGCCAGCCTGTACTTACTTCGGATAAAAAACTTTTTGGTTATGAACTTTTATTCAGGCTCAGCCTGGACAATGTGTTCCCGGATATCGACGGCTCTGCGGCAACATCAGGTGTATTGTCCAATACATTTTTCTCCTTTGGAATCAACGACATCCTTTCCGGTAAACCCGGACTGATCAATTTTACCCGGGATCTTCTGGTCAAACAAACCCCGCTTCTTTTCCCCAAAGAGCATGTTATCGTTGAGGTTTTAGAAGACATTGAGCCGGAACCCGAAGTCATTGAGGCGTTAAAGGAGTTTAAATCCCGCGGATTCAGAATCGCCCTGGATGATTTTATTTATGATCAAAAATTCCATGAAATGATTCAACTGTGCGACATCATAAAGTTTGATATCATGGCCACACCTCTGGACACGCTGTCCCCTGTTCTTGACGCCCTGAAAAATGAACTTGGCCATATTACATTGCTGTGTGAAAAAGTGGAAACCCACCAGGAATTTGAACAGGCCAAAGCCATGGGATTCGACCTGTTCCAGGGCTATTTCTTTTCAAGACCTGAGATCATATCAAACAAAAGTCTGGCAGCCAACCAAGTCAGCAATCTGAAGCTGTTAAATGAAGTTTCAAAACAAGAACCAGCCATAGACATTATAGAGGGTATGATCAAAAATGATGTGGCCATCTCCTTTAAACTCTTGACGTTTATCAATTCAGCCTATTTTAACCGCCTTTCCCCCGTGGACACGATCAGGGAAGCCATCACTTTTTTGGGACTACAGGAATTGAAGAAATTTATTTATGTGGTGGTGGTATCGGGTATGAACCCGGGCAAACCCAACGAATTGATCCGGCTCTCGGTGATCAAGGCCCGGATGTGCGAACAATGCGCCCATGTCCTTAGAACACAGTTTACGCCGGAAGAGTTGTTCACTGTGGGTCTGTTTTCAACCATGGATGCCATTTTGGATATGCCCATGAAAGAACTTCTTGAAAAAATCAGCCTGTCAGAAAAGATCAAAGAGGCGCTTTTAGGAAAAAACCGCATATTTAACCAGATCAATGACCTGATCAAAAACTTTGGACGGGGACAGTGGAACCATAGCCGGTTTATGGCAGACAAAGATTCCAAACTGATTCAAAAACTGCCCGCTTTTTACCTGGACGCCTTAAAAATGGCAGACACCTTTCTTACCTCTGCCTGA